The Eurosta solidaginis isolate ZX-2024a chromosome 4, ASM4086904v1, whole genome shotgun sequence genome includes a window with the following:
- the Drak gene encoding death-associated protein kinase related isoform X2: MREVLKALQFLHKRSIAHLDLKPQNILLTGERIEDGLKLCDFGISRVVAEGTNVREIVGTPDYVAPEVLQYEPLSLLTDIWSVGVLAYVLLSGFSPFGGETKQETFLNISQCALTFPDKLFGGVSAAAIDFMRRALRIKPNDRMTAAGCLEHIWLKDECSIDRQIRTDITKPTTIDDDADEEDEEEQLEDDAEVDGEEELDDNKLEAENENLMSHDDDADVNGDELNMSTEDERLNATTTNDSKMESSDAEEIAEDEKVKPSKPMQLSNRKGAHNNSNESSSTNGYYNGRSASNRYSSNNNAGYAAGTIYTNCTKSTANGKSTATTTQRTTAIVTVPAMRATTIPLQYKGGHYQQQHQKQQLQHLQIPARRHSSSHSNKENTFLATKKIMPTAALIKKPLIATTTTTIIIGGNEMMDSAAVASTTSTSVVATFTLPSNGYNHHGHNASTNNNSSIQNGTVNGSESNSHINNEKYATATHCLFPDAPTTPKVIRKAPNAEGSPTSVKALVKKFQLEGNNSTSPNGTEKHATTTTHLKEAQSTNQQTHSMGPTSPQINCGIHGHGGSSKKSTPMSNGICKKYGGSDQSNNGNHYITSNGRRASEPTTIATHVTVAHNRSGSGGDVGSNYKSTCVFCISCGSKAASSSTNTNGCRHSMDNTTAGKVSKGSSNSNKSNNTAKATANTTANGSNSTTSNSSTALSLYSPQKQQQQQQQPHINGVHPHAHTHHHHKHHHAHAHHHHMHAVTAATKNVTANNLSLDQGIIC, encoded by the exons ATGCGTGAAGTACTTAAAGCATTGCAATTCCTACACAAACGTTCAATTGCACATTTAGACCTAAAGCCACAAAATATATTGCTCACTGGTGAGCGCATTGAAG ATGGTTTAAAGCTGTGCGATTTTGGAATCTCTCGTGTTGTTGCCGAGGGCACAAATGTGCGTGAAATTGTCGGCACACCAGATTATGTTGCGCCCGAAGTATTACAATACGAGCCGCTATCATTGTTAACAGACATTTGGTCGGTGGGCGTATTGGCATATGTGCTATTGTCCGGTTTCTCACCTTTCGGCGGCGAGACAAAACAGGAAACATTCCTCAACATATCGCAGTGTGCACTGACATTTCCGGATAAATTATTTGGTGGTGTGTCGGCTGCAGCAATTGATTTTATGCGTCGTGCATTGCGAATAAAGCCAAA CGATCGCATGACCGCTGCAGGATGTCTCGAGCACATTTGGTTGAAAGACGAATGCTCCATCGATAGACAAATTCGCACAGATATAACTAAGCCAACTACAATTGATGACGATGCAGATGAAGAGGACGAAGAAGAGCAATTAGAGGACGACGCAGAAGTAGATGGAGAGGAGGAGTTGGATGATAATAAATTGGAAGCTGAAAATGAAAACTTGATGTCACACGATGATGATGCCGATGTTAATGGCGACGAACTTAATATGAGTACAGAAGATGAACGATtaaatgctacaacaacaaatgaCAGCAAAATGGAATCGTCTGATGCTGAGGAAATAGCCGAGGACGAAAAGGTAAAGCCAAGCAAGCCAATGCAACTGAGTAATAGAAAAGGAGCGCACAATAACAGTAATGAAAGCAGTAGCACTAATGGTTATTATAATGGCCGTAGCGCTAGTAATAGATATTCAAGCAACAACAATGCTGGTTATGCCGCAGGCACAATTTATACAAATTGCACAAAATCAACTGCGAATGGtaaatcaacagcaacaacaacacagcGAACAACTGCTATAGTAACGGTGCCAGCAATGCGTGCAACGACAATACCGTTACAATACAAAGGTGGCCACtatcaacaacaacatcaaaagcAACAACTACAACACTTACAGATACCTGCACGACGTCATTCATCCTCACACTCAAATAAGGAAAATACGTTTTTGGCTACTAAGAAAATAATGCCAACTGCAGCCTTGATCAAGAAACCattaatagcaacaacaacaacaactattatTATAGGAGGCAACGAAATGATGGATAGCGCCGCTGTAGCGAGTACAACGTCAACGAGTGTTGTCGCCACATTTACGCTGCCCAGCAATGGCTACAATCACCATGGGCATAACGccagcaccaacaacaacagcagcatccAAAATGGTACAGTAAACGGTAGCGAAAGTAATAGCCATATCAACAACGAAAAATACGCAACAGCAACACACTGTCTCTTTCCCGATGCACCCACCACACCTAAAGTCATACGTAAAGCGCCCAATGCTGAAGGTTCACCCACATCGGTTAAAGCATTAGTAAAGAAATTTCAATTAGAAGGCAATAATTCCACAAGCCCAAATGGTACTGAAAAgcatgctacaacaacaacgcatTTGAAAGAGGCACAATCAACAAATCAGCAAACGCATTCTATGGGGCCCACATCACCACAAATAAATTGTGGTATCCATGGACATGGAGGCAGCAGCAAGAAATCAACGCCTATGAGTAATGGTATATGTAAGAAATATGGTGGTAGCGATCAAAGCAACAATGGTAACCATTATATCACATCCAATGGACGACGCGCTTCCGAACCAACAACGATTGCAACACATGTCACAGTAGCGCATAATCGTAGCGGCAGCGGCGGTGACGTCGGGTCCAATTATAAATCGACGTGCGTGTTTTGTATTAGCTGTGGTAGTAAGGCGGCAAGCAGCAGCACTAACACCAATGGATGCAGGCATTCAATGGACAACACGACAGCAGGCAAGGTCAGTAAaggcagcagcaacagcaacaaaagcaacaacaccgcCAAAGCTACCGCGAATACAACAGCAAATGGTAGCAACTCAACGACATCTAACAGCAGCACAGCGCTCTCATTGTATAGTCCTcaaaagcagcagcagcagcaacaacaacctcACATAAATGGTGTGCATCCTCATGCGCACACACATCATCATCATAAACATCATCATGCGCATGCGCACCACCATCACATGCATGCAGTGACGGCGGCGACGAAAAATGTTACAGCAAACAATTTAAGTTTAGATCAGGGTATTATTTGTTAG
- the Drak gene encoding death-associated protein kinase related isoform X1, which yields MFTEGIFPIGDGLLDINEERLKELLVPDDINEIYDLEQTPFARGKFAAVRRAIHKNSGVHFAAKFLKRRRRAQSSDKEIKHEIAVLKLCDGAENIVKLSAVHESRSDTALLLELATGGELQTFLDNEECLSEAHARYCMREVLKALQFLHKRSIAHLDLKPQNILLTGERIEDGLKLCDFGISRVVAEGTNVREIVGTPDYVAPEVLQYEPLSLLTDIWSVGVLAYVLLSGFSPFGGETKQETFLNISQCALTFPDKLFGGVSAAAIDFMRRALRIKPNDRMTAAGCLEHIWLKDECSIDRQIRTDITKPTTIDDDADEEDEEEQLEDDAEVDGEEELDDNKLEAENENLMSHDDDADVNGDELNMSTEDERLNATTTNDSKMESSDAEEIAEDEKVKPSKPMQLSNRKGAHNNSNESSSTNGYYNGRSASNRYSSNNNAGYAAGTIYTNCTKSTANGKSTATTTQRTTAIVTVPAMRATTIPLQYKGGHYQQQHQKQQLQHLQIPARRHSSSHSNKENTFLATKKIMPTAALIKKPLIATTTTTIIIGGNEMMDSAAVASTTSTSVVATFTLPSNGYNHHGHNASTNNNSSIQNGTVNGSESNSHINNEKYATATHCLFPDAPTTPKVIRKAPNAEGSPTSVKALVKKFQLEGNNSTSPNGTEKHATTTTHLKEAQSTNQQTHSMGPTSPQINCGIHGHGGSSKKSTPMSNGICKKYGGSDQSNNGNHYITSNGRRASEPTTIATHVTVAHNRSGSGGDVGSNYKSTCVFCISCGSKAASSSTNTNGCRHSMDNTTAGKVSKGSSNSNKSNNTAKATANTTANGSNSTTSNSSTALSLYSPQKQQQQQQQPHINGVHPHAHTHHHHKHHHAHAHHHHMHAVTAATKNVTANNLSLDQGIIC from the exons AGGCAAATTTGCTGCAGTACGCCGTGCAATACACAAAAATTCCGGTGTACATTTTGCTGCTAAATTTCTAAAGAGACGCCGACGCGCACAATCCTCAGACAAGGAGATCAAACATGAGATCGCCGTACTGAAGCTATGTGATGGCGCTGAAAATATTGTCAAATTGAGTGCAGTGCATGAGTCACGCTCCGACACAGCGTTGCTGCTGGAATT AGCAACTGGTGGTGAGCTACAAACATTTCTTGACAATGAAGAATGCCTCAGTGAGGCACATGCCCGCTATTGCATGCGTGAAGTACTTAAAGCATTGCAATTCCTACACAAACGTTCAATTGCACATTTAGACCTAAAGCCACAAAATATATTGCTCACTGGTGAGCGCATTGAAG ATGGTTTAAAGCTGTGCGATTTTGGAATCTCTCGTGTTGTTGCCGAGGGCACAAATGTGCGTGAAATTGTCGGCACACCAGATTATGTTGCGCCCGAAGTATTACAATACGAGCCGCTATCATTGTTAACAGACATTTGGTCGGTGGGCGTATTGGCATATGTGCTATTGTCCGGTTTCTCACCTTTCGGCGGCGAGACAAAACAGGAAACATTCCTCAACATATCGCAGTGTGCACTGACATTTCCGGATAAATTATTTGGTGGTGTGTCGGCTGCAGCAATTGATTTTATGCGTCGTGCATTGCGAATAAAGCCAAA CGATCGCATGACCGCTGCAGGATGTCTCGAGCACATTTGGTTGAAAGACGAATGCTCCATCGATAGACAAATTCGCACAGATATAACTAAGCCAACTACAATTGATGACGATGCAGATGAAGAGGACGAAGAAGAGCAATTAGAGGACGACGCAGAAGTAGATGGAGAGGAGGAGTTGGATGATAATAAATTGGAAGCTGAAAATGAAAACTTGATGTCACACGATGATGATGCCGATGTTAATGGCGACGAACTTAATATGAGTACAGAAGATGAACGATtaaatgctacaacaacaaatgaCAGCAAAATGGAATCGTCTGATGCTGAGGAAATAGCCGAGGACGAAAAGGTAAAGCCAAGCAAGCCAATGCAACTGAGTAATAGAAAAGGAGCGCACAATAACAGTAATGAAAGCAGTAGCACTAATGGTTATTATAATGGCCGTAGCGCTAGTAATAGATATTCAAGCAACAACAATGCTGGTTATGCCGCAGGCACAATTTATACAAATTGCACAAAATCAACTGCGAATGGtaaatcaacagcaacaacaacacagcGAACAACTGCTATAGTAACGGTGCCAGCAATGCGTGCAACGACAATACCGTTACAATACAAAGGTGGCCACtatcaacaacaacatcaaaagcAACAACTACAACACTTACAGATACCTGCACGACGTCATTCATCCTCACACTCAAATAAGGAAAATACGTTTTTGGCTACTAAGAAAATAATGCCAACTGCAGCCTTGATCAAGAAACCattaatagcaacaacaacaacaactattatTATAGGAGGCAACGAAATGATGGATAGCGCCGCTGTAGCGAGTACAACGTCAACGAGTGTTGTCGCCACATTTACGCTGCCCAGCAATGGCTACAATCACCATGGGCATAACGccagcaccaacaacaacagcagcatccAAAATGGTACAGTAAACGGTAGCGAAAGTAATAGCCATATCAACAACGAAAAATACGCAACAGCAACACACTGTCTCTTTCCCGATGCACCCACCACACCTAAAGTCATACGTAAAGCGCCCAATGCTGAAGGTTCACCCACATCGGTTAAAGCATTAGTAAAGAAATTTCAATTAGAAGGCAATAATTCCACAAGCCCAAATGGTACTGAAAAgcatgctacaacaacaacgcatTTGAAAGAGGCACAATCAACAAATCAGCAAACGCATTCTATGGGGCCCACATCACCACAAATAAATTGTGGTATCCATGGACATGGAGGCAGCAGCAAGAAATCAACGCCTATGAGTAATGGTATATGTAAGAAATATGGTGGTAGCGATCAAAGCAACAATGGTAACCATTATATCACATCCAATGGACGACGCGCTTCCGAACCAACAACGATTGCAACACATGTCACAGTAGCGCATAATCGTAGCGGCAGCGGCGGTGACGTCGGGTCCAATTATAAATCGACGTGCGTGTTTTGTATTAGCTGTGGTAGTAAGGCGGCAAGCAGCAGCACTAACACCAATGGATGCAGGCATTCAATGGACAACACGACAGCAGGCAAGGTCAGTAAaggcagcagcaacagcaacaaaagcaacaacaccgcCAAAGCTACCGCGAATACAACAGCAAATGGTAGCAACTCAACGACATCTAACAGCAGCACAGCGCTCTCATTGTATAGTCCTcaaaagcagcagcagcagcaacaacaacctcACATAAATGGTGTGCATCCTCATGCGCACACACATCATCATCATAAACATCATCATGCGCATGCGCACCACCATCACATGCATGCAGTGACGGCGGCGACGAAAAATGTTACAGCAAACAATTTAAGTTTAGATCAGGGTATTATTTGTTAG